Proteins encoded in a region of the Variovorax sp. PAMC 28711 genome:
- a CDS encoding SHOCT domain-containing protein, producing the protein MAGTYWNDWYSGWGWFLWFGMMILIFSSAGNWGYTYRVHRNHGRPLGKEAQDILSERYARGEITHDEYSRMKAAILA; encoded by the coding sequence ATGGCAGGCACATATTGGAACGACTGGTACTCGGGCTGGGGTTGGTTCCTCTGGTTCGGGATGATGATCCTCATCTTCTCGAGCGCCGGGAACTGGGGCTACACCTACCGCGTCCATCGCAACCACGGCAGGCCCCTCGGCAAGGAAGCGCAGGACATCCTGAGCGAGCGCTATGCGCGCGGCGAGATCACCCACGACGAATACAGCCGCATGAAGGCGGCCATCCTGGCGTGA
- a CDS encoding oxidoreductase, which translates to MNTQVHNAIATEPPVWFITGCSTGFGLELARQAIDHGYRTVVTSRDPAALERFGATDNVLVLTLDVTRQDQVVAAVKAAQDRFGGIDVLVNNAGIGYFAAIEEGEEAQVRKMFDVNVFGLTRMIQAVLPDMRKRRRGCIVNLSSLAGIRGMSALGQYCATKFAVEGLSEALRQEVAELGLQVMVVEPSGFRTDWAGRSANESKHQIDDYVATAGKVRRQIRASSGQQPGDPVRAVKALIDAVVSGHPPHHLLLGNDAFDGAMAKVDELRAEFAAGEAVARAADFPQPAHAMAAGAGV; encoded by the coding sequence ATGAATACCCAAGTTCACAACGCCATCGCGACGGAGCCACCCGTCTGGTTCATCACCGGTTGCTCCACAGGCTTCGGTCTCGAACTCGCAAGACAGGCCATCGACCATGGCTACCGGACGGTGGTGACCTCGCGCGATCCCGCCGCCCTGGAACGTTTCGGCGCAACCGACAACGTCCTGGTGCTCACGCTCGATGTGACCCGGCAGGACCAGGTCGTCGCAGCGGTCAAGGCGGCGCAGGACCGCTTTGGCGGCATCGACGTACTGGTCAACAACGCCGGCATCGGCTACTTCGCGGCCATCGAGGAAGGTGAAGAGGCCCAGGTGCGCAAGATGTTCGATGTCAACGTCTTCGGCCTGACCCGCATGATTCAGGCCGTGCTGCCCGACATGCGCAAGCGTCGGCGCGGCTGCATCGTCAACCTCTCTTCCTTGGCCGGCATCCGCGGCATGTCGGCACTGGGCCAGTATTGCGCCACCAAGTTCGCGGTCGAAGGCTTGTCGGAGGCTTTGCGGCAGGAGGTCGCTGAACTGGGTCTTCAGGTGATGGTGGTCGAACCCAGCGGGTTTCGCACCGACTGGGCCGGCCGCTCCGCCAACGAGAGCAAGCACCAGATCGACGACTACGTCGCCACGGCCGGCAAAGTGCGGCGCCAGATCCGCGCGTCCTCCGGCCAGCAACCGGGCGACCCGGTGCGTGCCGTCAAGGCGCTCATCGACGCGGTAGTCTCAGGCCATCCGCCGCACCATCTGCTGCTGGGCAACGACGCCTTCGACGGTGCGATGGCCAAGGTCGACGAATTGCGCGCCGAGTTCGCGGCGGGCGAGGCTGTGGCGCGCGCCGCCGACTTCCCCCAGCCGGCGCATGCGATGGCTGCAGGTGCTGGCGTTTGA
- a CDS encoding NAD(P)(+) transhydrogenase (Re/Si-specific) subunit beta, whose translation METTLLASLPSLGIGAADLAAALLFMYGLHRMSSPATASSGISVAGIGMAVAVLASFLYAFDVDSAARPDLWMNLGLAVVALALGGGVAWWAGRTVAMTAMPQMVAIYNGMGGGAAGAIAAVELFGGKTQGMTALIVTLIGALIGAVSLSGSLIAWAKLDGVIEKPLRFKAQQVVNGVVLLATLAVGAYLVVASVDKSALVLAVPASIYLFFGLALVLGILMTLPIGGADMPVVISIFNAFTGLAVGLEGFVLQNPALMIAGMVVGAAGLLLTLLMAKAMNRSVSNVVFSNFGAASKHKQGKIKGELKPMQPGDAGIAMRYASSVIIVPGYGLAAAQGQGKLFDFVKLLQAGGVSVKFAIHPVAGRMPGQMDVLLAEAGVPYDMIFQLEDINDEFKTTDVALVIGANDVVNPAARTDKGSPIFGMPILNADQAKKVFVIKRGEGKGYAGIVNALFYGDNCHMVYGDAQAVLVEMIEAVRGLGLKAAA comes from the coding sequence ATGGAAACGACCCTGCTCGCCTCCTTGCCGTCGCTCGGCATCGGCGCGGCCGACCTCGCGGCGGCCCTGCTCTTCATGTACGGGCTGCACCGCATGTCGTCGCCCGCGACTGCGTCTTCGGGCATCTCGGTGGCCGGCATCGGCATGGCGGTCGCGGTGCTCGCGAGCTTCCTCTATGCCTTCGACGTGGACAGCGCGGCCCGCCCCGATCTGTGGATGAACCTGGGTCTTGCCGTCGTGGCACTCGCGCTCGGCGGTGGCGTGGCCTGGTGGGCGGGGCGCACCGTGGCGATGACCGCCATGCCGCAGATGGTCGCGATCTACAACGGCATGGGCGGCGGTGCGGCCGGAGCCATTGCCGCGGTCGAACTCTTCGGCGGCAAGACGCAGGGCATGACGGCGCTGATCGTGACGCTGATCGGCGCCCTGATCGGTGCGGTGTCGCTCTCCGGCTCGCTGATCGCCTGGGCCAAGCTCGACGGCGTGATCGAGAAGCCGTTGCGGTTCAAGGCGCAGCAGGTGGTCAACGGGGTGGTCTTGCTGGCGACGCTCGCGGTCGGCGCCTACCTCGTCGTGGCGAGTGTCGACAAGTCGGCGCTCGTGCTGGCCGTGCCGGCCTCGATCTACCTCTTCTTCGGCCTGGCGCTGGTGCTCGGCATCCTGATGACGCTGCCGATCGGCGGGGCCGACATGCCGGTCGTGATCTCGATCTTCAACGCCTTCACGGGTCTGGCCGTCGGTCTTGAAGGCTTCGTGCTGCAGAACCCGGCGCTGATGATCGCCGGCATGGTAGTTGGTGCGGCCGGCCTACTGCTGACCTTGCTGATGGCCAAGGCGATGAACCGCTCGGTGAGCAATGTGGTGTTCAGCAACTTCGGCGCAGCCTCCAAGCACAAGCAGGGCAAGATCAAGGGCGAGCTGAAGCCGATGCAGCCCGGCGATGCGGGCATCGCGATGCGCTATGCCAGCTCGGTGATCATCGTGCCGGGCTACGGCCTCGCCGCGGCGCAAGGGCAGGGCAAGCTGTTCGACTTCGTCAAGCTGTTGCAGGCCGGTGGCGTGAGCGTGAAGTTCGCGATCCATCCGGTGGCGGGCCGCATGCCGGGCCAGATGGACGTGCTGCTCGCGGAAGCCGGCGTGCCCTACGACATGATCTTCCAGCTCGAAGACATCAACGACGAGTTCAAGACCACCGACGTGGCGCTCGTCATCGGCGCCAACGACGTGGTCAACCCCGCCGCGCGCACCGACAAGGGGTCGCCGATCTTCGGCATGCCGATCCTCAACGCCGACCAGGCCAAGAAGGTGTTCGTCATCAAGCGCGGCGAAGGCAAGGGCTACGCCGGCATCGTCAACGCGCTCTTCTACGGCGACAACTGCCACATGGTTTATGGCGACGCGCAGGCCGTACTGGTCGAGATGATCGAAGCGGTGCGCGGGCTCGGCTTGAAAGCCGCGGCCTGA
- a CDS encoding NAD(P) transhydrogenase subunit alpha, producing MYVNVAVLTETQPHERRVALVPAVVPKLLKLGARLHMQSGAGAAIHLDDAAFKDVAFTTDRAALVKDADVVLCVQPPALEVVDAMKEGSILVCFVYAHNEPALVKRLLERKITCFAMERVPRISRAQAMDALSSQSALAGYYAVALGMSHLARVVPKITSAAGSIGPAHVLVMGLGVAGLEAVATAHRLGAVVEGYDVRPETQEQVMSLGATFVDTGVDATGDGGYARELTADERAKVADVLTQHIQSADVVITTAAIPGKASPKLVSRAQVRGMKAGAVIVDLSAEGGGNCEDTQPGVTAQVGRVCIVAPLNVPSLLGEDASALYAKNQYNLLALFVKDNVVTIDWSDEILAKTVLTHAGENKGAETDKAADAAKAEKAAKSAAAKPDAKPPKPSISQHAPA from the coding sequence ATGTACGTCAACGTCGCGGTTCTGACCGAGACCCAGCCCCACGAGCGCCGCGTGGCGCTGGTGCCGGCGGTGGTTCCCAAGCTGCTGAAGCTCGGCGCCCGATTGCACATGCAGTCTGGCGCCGGTGCGGCCATTCATCTGGACGACGCCGCCTTCAAGGATGTCGCCTTCACCACTGACCGCGCCGCGCTCGTCAAGGACGCCGACGTGGTGCTGTGCGTGCAACCGCCGGCGCTCGAGGTGGTCGATGCGATGAAGGAGGGTTCCATCCTCGTCTGCTTCGTCTACGCCCACAACGAGCCAGCGCTCGTCAAGCGCCTGCTCGAACGCAAGATCACCTGCTTCGCGATGGAGCGCGTGCCGCGCATCAGCCGGGCGCAGGCGATGGATGCCTTGTCCAGCCAGTCCGCACTGGCCGGGTATTACGCGGTGGCATTGGGCATGTCGCACCTGGCGCGCGTGGTGCCGAAGATCACCTCGGCCGCCGGTTCGATCGGGCCGGCCCACGTGCTGGTCATGGGCCTCGGCGTGGCCGGCCTGGAGGCGGTCGCCACCGCGCACCGGCTGGGTGCCGTGGTCGAAGGCTACGACGTGCGCCCCGAGACGCAGGAGCAGGTGATGTCGCTGGGCGCGACCTTCGTCGACACCGGCGTCGATGCGACCGGTGACGGCGGCTACGCACGCGAACTCACTGCCGACGAGAGGGCGAAGGTCGCGGACGTTCTGACTCAGCACATCCAGTCCGCCGACGTGGTCATCACCACCGCAGCCATCCCAGGCAAGGCTTCACCCAAGCTCGTCAGCCGTGCGCAGGTCCGCGGCATGAAGGCCGGCGCGGTGATCGTCGACCTCTCGGCCGAGGGCGGCGGCAATTGCGAGGACACGCAGCCCGGCGTGACGGCCCAGGTCGGGCGCGTGTGCATCGTCGCGCCGCTCAACGTGCCGTCGCTGCTCGGCGAAGACGCGAGCGCGCTCTACGCGAAGAATCAATACAACCTGTTGGCGCTGTTCGTGAAGGACAACGTCGTCACCATCGACTGGTCGGACGAGATCCTGGCCAAGACGGTGCTGACGCACGCGGGCGAGAACAAGGGCGCCGAAACGGACAAGGCAGCCGACGCGGCAAAAGCGGAAAAAGCGGCGAAGTCGGCAGCGGCCAAGCCCGACGCCAAGCCCCCCAAGCCCTCCATTTCCCAGCACGCGCCGGCGTGA
- a CDS encoding NAD(P) transhydrogenase subunit alpha → MDFHITIGGFVALYIFMLAAFAGWVIIGRVPAILHTPLMSGSNFVHGIVVVGGIYTLLNASTVQQQVIGFFAVLLGAGNAAGGYAVTDRMLAMFKPSAHKAGHAKAGKSASVKRLHAKKG, encoded by the coding sequence ATGGACTTCCACATCACCATCGGCGGTTTCGTCGCGCTCTACATCTTCATGCTCGCGGCCTTCGCGGGCTGGGTGATCATCGGCCGCGTGCCGGCGATCCTGCACACGCCCCTGATGTCGGGTTCCAACTTCGTGCACGGCATCGTCGTCGTCGGCGGCATCTACACCTTGCTCAACGCCAGCACCGTGCAGCAACAGGTGATCGGCTTCTTCGCCGTGCTGCTCGGGGCGGGCAACGCCGCCGGCGGCTATGCGGTGACCGATCGCATGCTGGCGATGTTCAAGCCGAGCGCGCACAAGGCTGGCCACGCCAAGGCGGGCAAGTCCGCGAGCGTCAAGCGACTGCACGCGAAGAAGGGCTGA
- a CDS encoding phosphoketolase family protein, with protein sequence MKNASLSPDLLHKMDAYWRAANYLSVGQIYLYDNPLLKEPLKLSHVKPLVVGHWGTTPGQNFIYVHLNRVIKAHDLDMFYISGPGHGGPAIVGNVYLEGSWSEVYPDVTQDEAGLKKLFKQFSFPGGISSHVAPTTPGSIHEGGELGYSLSHAFGAVFDNPGLIVACVVGDGEAETGPLATAWQSTKMLDAATDGAVLPILHLNGYKISNPTLLARIEHDELEQFFRGCGWTPLFVEGDDPETMHQLMASAMDEAVRLIYEAQRNARERKSASRPRWPMIVLRSPKGWTGPKMVDGLPNEGTFRSHQVPLLVNAEHPEHVAQLEQWMKSYRAEELFDANGRLLPELAALAPEGNRRMGMNPHANGGLLLHDLHMPDFRDHAVTVPSPGALQGQDTMVLGKFLADVVRLNQDQRNFRVFGPDETLSNLLGAVFDVTMRQWDATTVPNDEFLAPAGQVVDSMLSEHQCEGWLEGYLLTGRHGLFNSYEAFIRIVDSMFSQHAKWLKVTRELPWRRPIASLNYLLASHVWQQDHNGFTHQDPGFLDHVINKKADIVRVYLPPDANCLLSVFDHCLRSRNYVNVVVAGKHALPQWLTMEAAVVHCTEGIGIWPWASNDRGAEPDVVMACCGDTPTLEILAATSILREHLPELKIRVVNVVDLMKLQSASEHPHGLDEADFDSLFTRDKPVIFGFHGYPSLVHRLTYRRTNRHLHVHGYKEEGTITTAFDMRVQNELDRFHLVQKVLDCLPHPGSRADYLKQMCRDKLVAHKLYIDAHGQDMPEILEWTWGAETQGDKR encoded by the coding sequence ATGAAGAACGCTTCGCTCAGCCCGGACCTGCTGCACAAGATGGACGCCTACTGGCGTGCCGCCAACTACCTGTCGGTCGGGCAGATCTACCTCTACGACAACCCGTTGCTCAAGGAGCCGCTGAAGCTGTCTCATGTGAAGCCGCTGGTGGTCGGCCACTGGGGCACCACGCCGGGCCAGAATTTCATCTACGTCCACCTGAACCGGGTCATCAAGGCCCACGACCTGGACATGTTCTACATCTCTGGCCCAGGGCATGGCGGGCCGGCCATCGTCGGCAACGTGTACCTGGAGGGCTCCTGGAGCGAGGTCTATCCCGACGTCACGCAGGACGAGGCGGGGCTCAAGAAGCTGTTCAAGCAGTTCTCGTTTCCAGGGGGCATTTCCAGCCACGTGGCACCGACGACACCGGGGTCGATCCATGAAGGCGGCGAGCTGGGTTACTCGCTCAGCCACGCCTTCGGCGCCGTCTTCGACAACCCCGGGCTCATCGTGGCCTGCGTGGTCGGCGACGGCGAAGCCGAGACCGGTCCGCTCGCCACCGCATGGCAATCGACCAAGATGCTCGATGCGGCGACAGATGGCGCGGTGCTGCCGATCCTGCACCTCAACGGCTACAAGATCAGCAACCCGACGCTGCTGGCGCGCATCGAGCACGACGAACTCGAGCAGTTCTTTCGCGGCTGCGGCTGGACGCCGCTGTTCGTCGAAGGCGACGACCCGGAGACGATGCATCAACTGATGGCCAGCGCCATGGACGAAGCCGTGAGGCTGATCTACGAGGCGCAGCGCAATGCACGGGAGCGCAAGAGCGCGAGCCGGCCACGCTGGCCGATGATCGTGCTGAGATCGCCCAAGGGCTGGACCGGGCCGAAGATGGTCGACGGACTGCCTAACGAGGGCACCTTCCGCTCGCACCAGGTCCCGCTGTTGGTGAATGCCGAACACCCCGAACATGTCGCCCAACTCGAGCAGTGGATGAAGAGCTACCGGGCCGAAGAGCTGTTCGATGCGAATGGGCGCCTGCTGCCCGAACTGGCGGCACTCGCACCGGAAGGCAACCGGCGCATGGGCATGAATCCGCATGCCAACGGCGGCCTGCTGCTGCACGACCTGCACATGCCCGACTTCCGCGACCATGCGGTGACCGTCCCGTCGCCCGGCGCGCTGCAAGGACAGGACACGATGGTGCTGGGCAAGTTCCTCGCCGACGTGGTGCGGCTGAACCAGGACCAGCGCAACTTCCGGGTCTTCGGCCCCGACGAGACCTTGTCGAATCTGCTCGGCGCAGTCTTCGACGTGACGATGCGGCAGTGGGATGCGACGACGGTGCCGAACGACGAGTTCCTGGCACCGGCCGGCCAGGTGGTCGACTCGATGCTGAGCGAGCACCAGTGCGAGGGCTGGCTCGAAGGCTACCTGCTGACCGGCCGGCATGGGCTGTTCAACAGCTACGAGGCCTTCATCCGCATCGTCGACTCGATGTTCAGCCAGCATGCCAAGTGGCTCAAGGTGACGCGCGAACTGCCGTGGCGCCGACCGATCGCTTCGCTGAACTACCTGCTCGCCTCGCACGTCTGGCAGCAGGACCACAACGGCTTCACGCACCAGGACCCGGGCTTTCTCGACCACGTCATCAACAAGAAGGCCGATATCGTGCGCGTCTACCTGCCGCCCGACGCCAACTGCCTGCTCTCGGTATTCGACCATTGCCTGCGCAGCCGCAACTACGTCAACGTGGTGGTGGCCGGCAAGCACGCGCTGCCACAGTGGCTGACGATGGAAGCCGCCGTGGTGCACTGCACCGAGGGCATCGGCATCTGGCCGTGGGCCAGCAACGACCGGGGCGCAGAACCCGACGTGGTGATGGCCTGTTGCGGCGACACGCCGACGCTGGAAATCCTGGCGGCAACGTCCATCCTGCGCGAGCATCTGCCGGAACTGAAGATCCGCGTGGTCAACGTCGTCGACCTGATGAAGCTGCAGTCTGCCAGCGAGCACCCGCACGGACTCGACGAAGCCGACTTCGACTCGCTCTTCACCCGCGACAAGCCCGTGATCTTCGGGTTCCACGGCTACCCGTCGCTGGTGCACCGCCTGACCTACCGCCGCACCAACCGCCACCTGCACGTCCACGGCTACAAGGAAGAGGGAACCATCACGACGGCGTTCGACATGCGCGTGCAGAACGAGCTGGATCGCTTCCACCTCGTGCAGAAGGTGCTGGACTGCCTGCCGCACCCGGGCAGCCGGGCCGACTATCTCAAGCAGATGTGCCGCGACAAGCTGGTCGCGCACAAGCTCTACATCGACGCGCACGGACAGGACATGCCTGAGATCCTCGAATGGACATGGGGCGCCGAGACCCAGGGAGACAAGCGATGA
- a CDS encoding bifunctional ADP-dependent NAD(P)H-hydrate dehydratase/NAD(P)H-hydrate epimerase codes for MNCDTALVTAKQMALADRLTVASGIGEMALMENAGRPVAQAIQQRWTPRPVLVLCGPGSNGGDGFVVARQLAAADWPVRVALLGAREDLRGAAAHHAGLWRGPVEALTPRALDGAELVVDAIFGAGLSRALEGMAASTLAEAAARKMALIAVDIPSGLMGDTGASMGAVPCALTVTCFRKKPGHLLQPGRSLCGEVIVADIGTPDAVFEQLKSDTFENDPKLWASTLPVMQADGNKYTRGHALLWGGWPTTGAARMAARAAARIGSGLTTVAVPAVALPVYAAALTSVMVSAIARPEDLDQLLADSRYTGLMIGPGAGVGPATRSRVLAMLATGRAAVLDADALSVFKDDPATLFNALHGACVLTPHEGEFKRLFEGVIDMVGDKLRRARAAAQASGAVVVLKGSDTVIAAPDGRAIVNANAPPTLATAGAGDVLAGMVLGLLTQGMAPFLAAAAAVWLHGAAAASFGPGLIAEDLPDLLPAVLQNLQAKRSGQACL; via the coding sequence ATGAACTGCGACACGGCCCTCGTCACCGCCAAGCAGATGGCGCTGGCCGACCGTTTGACGGTAGCCAGTGGCATCGGTGAGATGGCGTTGATGGAAAACGCCGGTCGCCCCGTGGCCCAGGCCATTCAACAGCGCTGGACTCCGCGTCCGGTGCTGGTCCTGTGCGGCCCCGGCAGCAACGGCGGCGATGGCTTCGTGGTTGCTCGGCAACTGGCCGCGGCCGACTGGCCGGTGCGCGTCGCGCTGTTGGGTGCACGCGAGGACCTGCGCGGCGCAGCCGCCCACCATGCAGGGTTGTGGCGCGGGCCGGTCGAGGCGTTGACGCCCCGGGCCCTCGATGGCGCCGAGTTGGTCGTCGATGCCATCTTCGGTGCGGGCTTGAGCCGTGCGCTCGAAGGCATGGCGGCCAGTACGCTGGCCGAGGCGGCAGCAAGGAAGATGGCGCTCATTGCGGTAGACATCCCCAGCGGCTTGATGGGCGATACCGGCGCCAGCATGGGCGCGGTGCCCTGTGCGCTGACGGTGACCTGCTTTCGCAAGAAGCCCGGTCATCTGCTGCAACCGGGCCGCAGCCTGTGCGGCGAGGTGATCGTGGCCGACATCGGCACACCCGACGCGGTCTTCGAGCAACTCAAGTCCGACACTTTCGAGAACGATCCGAAGCTCTGGGCCAGCACACTGCCCGTGATGCAAGCCGATGGCAACAAGTACACCCGTGGGCATGCGTTGCTCTGGGGCGGTTGGCCCACCACGGGCGCAGCAAGAATGGCCGCGAGGGCGGCTGCCAGGATCGGCTCAGGCCTCACGACCGTTGCCGTGCCTGCCGTCGCGCTGCCGGTCTATGCGGCCGCGCTGACCAGCGTGATGGTGAGCGCCATCGCCCGGCCCGAAGATCTCGACCAGCTGCTGGCCGACAGCAGGTACACCGGATTGATGATCGGCCCCGGTGCCGGTGTGGGGCCGGCCACGCGATCGCGTGTGCTGGCGATGCTCGCGACGGGAAGGGCGGCCGTGCTCGATGCCGACGCCCTGTCGGTGTTCAAGGATGATCCGGCCACCTTGTTCAATGCCCTCCATGGCGCTTGCGTGCTGACCCCGCACGAGGGCGAATTCAAACGTCTCTTTGAAGGCGTGATCGACATGGTCGGCGACAAGCTGCGCCGCGCGCGCGCTGCCGCGCAAGCCAGCGGCGCCGTCGTGGTGCTCAAGGGCAGCGACACGGTGATCGCGGCCCCCGATGGCCGGGCCATCGTCAACGCCAATGCCCCGCCGACGCTGGCCACCGCGGGCGCGGGCGACGTGCTGGCCGGCATGGTGCTGGGCCTGCTCACCCAGGGCATGGCGCCGTTCCTCGCCGCGGCCGCGGCGGTGTGGCTGCACGGCGCGGCTGCGGCCAGCTTTGGGCCGGGGCTGATCGCGGAGGACCTGCCCGACCTGCTGCCTGCCGTGCTCCAGAACTTGCAGGCCAAGCGAAGCGGTCAAGCCTGCTTGTGA
- a CDS encoding zinc-dependent alcohol dehydrogenase has translation MTPKMKAAQVERFGQPLVMKELEVPTPGPGQILVKTEACGVCHTDLHARDGDWPLKPPLPFTPGHEGIGIVVALGTGVTAVKEGDRVGVPWLYSACGHCEFCLAAQEPVCAEAQFGGYTRNGGFAEFIIADPNYVAHIPAGLSAVDAAPLICAGITSYKGIKETQARPGQWVVISGIGGLGHLGVQYAKAMGLHVCAVDIDDGKLAHATRLGADAVVNAKKGDPVAAVVKATSGGAHGVLITAPSLPAFEQGVRMTRKHGTCVLVGIPPGEFPTPLFDVVANCITIRGSFVGNRRDMAEALAFAAAGQVKADIELQPLSAINDVFERLSRGEVPSRVVLDFSAR, from the coding sequence ATGACACCCAAGATGAAAGCCGCCCAGGTCGAACGATTCGGCCAGCCCCTGGTGATGAAAGAGCTCGAGGTGCCGACGCCCGGACCGGGCCAGATCCTCGTCAAGACCGAGGCCTGCGGCGTGTGCCACACCGATCTGCATGCGCGCGATGGCGACTGGCCCCTAAAGCCGCCGCTGCCTTTCACGCCTGGTCACGAGGGCATCGGCATCGTCGTGGCCCTCGGGACCGGCGTGACGGCGGTGAAGGAGGGCGATCGCGTCGGCGTGCCCTGGCTCTATTCCGCCTGCGGGCACTGCGAGTTCTGTTTGGCGGCACAGGAGCCGGTCTGCGCTGAGGCCCAGTTCGGTGGCTACACCCGAAACGGCGGCTTCGCCGAATTCATCATCGCCGACCCGAACTACGTGGCGCACATCCCGGCTGGGCTGTCGGCGGTCGACGCCGCACCGTTGATCTGCGCCGGTATCACCTCGTACAAGGGCATCAAGGAAACCCAGGCCCGACCGGGCCAGTGGGTCGTGATCTCGGGCATCGGCGGGCTCGGTCATCTCGGGGTTCAGTACGCCAAGGCGATGGGCCTGCACGTTTGCGCGGTCGATATCGACGACGGCAAGCTCGCACATGCGACGCGTCTGGGTGCGGATGCAGTGGTCAATGCCAAGAAGGGCGACCCTGTGGCCGCGGTCGTCAAGGCCACGAGCGGTGGCGCGCATGGCGTGCTGATCACTGCGCCCTCCCTGCCCGCCTTCGAGCAGGGCGTGCGCATGACGCGCAAGCACGGTACCTGCGTGCTGGTCGGCATTCCGCCGGGCGAATTCCCCACGCCGCTGTTCGACGTGGTGGCCAACTGCATCACCATTCGTGGCTCCTTCGTCGGCAACCGGCGAGACATGGCCGAGGCGCTGGCCTTCGCAGCTGCAGGCCAGGTCAAGGCCGACATCGAGTTGCAGCCGCTGTCGGCCATCAACGATGTCTTCGAGCGACTGTCCAGAGGCGAGGTGCCCTCGCGCGTGGTGCTCGATTTCTCGGCCCGGTGA
- a CDS encoding zinc-dependent alcohol dehydrogenase family protein, with translation MHAMVLNALHAPLVWTELPDPQPGPGQIRVQVSACGVCRTDLHVVDGELPHPQVPIIPGHEIVGRIDVVGASVSGLAIGQRVGIPWLGHACGICPYCRMQRENLCDHPVFTGFTRNGGFATATVADARFAFPLGEEGSDASLAPLLCAGLIGWRSLTIAGEGKSLGLYGFGAAAHILAQVARWQGRSVYAFTRPGDEKTQAFARSLGATWAGGSDEMPPQALDAAIIFATVGDLVPLALKAVRKGGRVVCAGIHMSDIPHFPYSLLWGERALLSVANLTRQDGLDFLSQVPKMGIVTKTTCYPLQEANDALADLRAGRFDGAAVLVP, from the coding sequence ATGCACGCCATGGTCCTCAACGCATTGCACGCGCCCCTGGTCTGGACCGAACTGCCCGACCCGCAGCCCGGTCCGGGCCAGATACGCGTTCAGGTTTCGGCTTGCGGCGTGTGCCGCACCGACCTGCATGTGGTGGATGGCGAGTTGCCGCACCCGCAAGTGCCGATCATTCCGGGCCACGAAATCGTGGGCCGCATCGATGTGGTCGGCGCGAGCGTCTCCGGCCTCGCGATCGGCCAGCGCGTAGGCATCCCGTGGCTGGGTCACGCCTGCGGCATTTGCCCCTACTGCAGGATGCAGCGCGAGAACCTGTGCGACCACCCTGTGTTCACCGGCTTCACGCGCAATGGCGGCTTCGCCACCGCGACGGTGGCCGATGCGCGCTTCGCCTTTCCGCTGGGTGAGGAGGGCAGCGATGCGTCGCTCGCGCCCTTGCTCTGCGCCGGCCTGATCGGCTGGCGATCGCTCACCATCGCGGGTGAGGGAAAGAGCCTGGGCCTCTACGGCTTCGGCGCGGCGGCTCACATCCTGGCCCAGGTCGCGCGCTGGCAGGGGCGTTCGGTGTACGCCTTCACCCGTCCGGGTGACGAGAAGACGCAGGCCTTCGCGCGCAGCCTGGGCGCCACCTGGGCCGGCGGGTCCGACGAGATGCCGCCGCAGGCGCTCGATGCCGCGATCATCTTCGCGACCGTGGGCGACCTCGTGCCGCTGGCGCTGAAGGCGGTGCGCAAGGGTGGCCGCGTCGTCTGCGCCGGCATCCACATGAGCGACATTCCGCACTTCCCGTACAGCCTGTTGTGGGGAGAACGGGCGCTGCTCTCGGTGGCCAACCTCACGCGGCAGGACGGTCTCGACTTCCTGAGCCAGGTGCCGAAGATGGGCATCGTGACGAAGACGACCTGCTACCCACTGCAGGAGGCCAACGACGCACTGGCCGACCTGCGCGCGGGCCGCTTCGACGGGGCGGCGGTTCTGGTGCCCTGA
- a CDS encoding TraR/DksA family transcriptional regulator translates to MSASTPSHLSHAQRLELTTLLESRRTAFERLSTLQLEGQSQVQAARRVLLQDADDARQREGTHEVEGIVADIDSGEYTAIRAALERIHGAAYGLCIDCHAAIAFGRLQIEPQALRCIPCQTLHERKSKP, encoded by the coding sequence ATGAGCGCAAGCACGCCCTCTCATCTTTCGCACGCGCAGCGCCTAGAGCTTACGACGCTGCTCGAGTCCCGGCGCACGGCCTTCGAGCGCCTGAGCACCTTGCAGCTGGAGGGGCAGTCGCAGGTCCAAGCGGCCCGGCGTGTCTTGCTGCAGGACGCCGACGACGCACGCCAGCGCGAAGGCACCCACGAGGTCGAAGGCATCGTGGCGGACATCGACAGCGGCGAGTACACGGCGATCCGCGCAGCGTTGGAACGTATTCATGGTGCCGCCTACGGCCTGTGCATCGATTGCCACGCCGCAATTGCGTTCGGCCGCCTGCAGATCGAACCCCAAGCCCTGCGCTGCATCCCCTGTCAAACCCTTCACGAACGGAAATCCAAGCCATGA